The Streptomyces sp. NBC_01439 genome contains the following window.
TACGACGGCCTGTTGGACGCGGATCCCGGCCTCGCCGATGCCGTACGGGACCGGCCGGCGCTGGCCGCGCTGCTCACCGGGGCCGGGCTGCCCCTCGTACCCTGGGGGCGCACCCGGCCGTTCGGACGGCTGGCGGGCCGGCCGTGGCGGCCCGGGGAACTGCGCTACGAATCGAAGTCCGCGGCGCACGCCCTCTTCGGGCGGATCCTGGCGGACGGCGGGCATCCGGGAATCGTGCTCCCCCGGCAGTGGCGGGCAGACGGGCGGTGGACGGCGGCCCGGATGCTGGCGGCCAGGACCAGGGCGGGCGAGAGCACCGTTTTGAAATCGGAGCACGGTGTCGGGGGTTCGGGCACCACGGTGGTCACCCCCGAGCGGGTCCGTGCCGCGGGCGGGGCGCGGGCCGTGCTGCGGCGTTTGCCGCGCGGGCCGTTGCTGGTGGAGGAGTACGTCGGCGGTCCGGCGGCCGGGGCCGACGGGGGGCCTCGGGACCTGACGTACGACGGCTTCGTGGATGACGCGGGCCGCGCGCACGAGGTGGGCGGGGCGGTGATGGACGTGGCGGACGGCTGCTACCGGGGCGCCACCGTGGGTCCCGGGGTGGTGCCCGAGTGGGCGGAGAGCTCCCTCACCGCCTTCGGCGCGGCGGTGGGCCGGGAGCTGGCGGAATCCGGCTACCGGGGCTGGTTCGACGTGGACTTCGTCGCCGACGGGGCGGGGCGGCTCGCGCCGACCGAGACGAACCTGCGGCTGACCGGGCCGTCCATCGCCTTCATGGTGGCGGCCCGGCTCGACGCGCTGCGGGGCTCGGGGCACCTCGTACGGATCGTCGACCGGGTGGAACTGGGTGCGCGGCTGCCCGAGGCCCTGCTGGACGAGTGGTGCGCGGACCTGGCCCGGGGCTGCGCGGAGCTCGGGGCGGTGTTCGTCCCCGCGATCCCGACCGCCGCCTTCGAACCGGCGCCCTGGCTGGGTGTGCTGGTGGCCGCGCACAGCAGGGAGGTGCTGGACGCGGCCGAGGCGCTGGTACGGGCCGAGGCCCTCGCGGTCGGGGCGATGTTCGGCCCGCCGTAGCCGGCGGGCGCGCGGCCGACCGGCGGGCCGGTGGTCCGCCGCGGTGTTCCGGTCAGCGATCGGGCCGGTCGTCCGCGGGGTCGTGGAAGTCGAAGGGGTCGGCCGGTTTGCTGACGACGTAGGCGGCGACGATGACGCCCGCGATCATCAGCGGGATGTTGAAGGCGTAGACCAGCGCGGCCTGGCGCGGCCAGTCCTGTTTGGCGGCCAGTCGGTAGAAGTTGTCCTGCGGCCACCAGGACAACAGCAGGTAGGACACGGCGAGATGGGCGGCCGCGGTGAGGGAGGGACCACGGCGTTGACGCAGCATCCGGGCACGGCCGCCGAACAGGAACACCACCCCGACCCCGAAGGCGACGCACTCGAACAGGTACAGCACGAAGAACAGGAACGCCCAGGGCTGCGGCACCCCGGTGAGGTCGGTCGATCCGGGCCAGAGGAGGTTCGTCAAGATCAGCGCGACGAGCCCCAGCGCTGCTCCTCCGCAGCCGGCCGCGCAGCCGGCCGAGGCCTCGCCCTGGGGCGCTGCGGCCCCGTACTTGCCGGACTTGCCCCCGGGCTTCTGGGCCGCCGCGGGCAGGATGGGCAGCGGCAGGGCGTCCCGGTCCTCCTGACCCGCCGTGGTGCGGGGCAGGGCGCGCAGCCGGATCACGGTGCGCGGGCACTCCTCCCGGAGCACCTTGCCCGCCAGGTGGTCGCGCAGTTCCTCGATGTCCGGGAACGGGGCCCTGGCGGGTACGGTCGGCCCGCCGGGCGGCGGGGCCACGTACGCGACGAGCCGGCGCGGGCCGCGGGGGCCGTCGACCCCCTTCAGGATGGCCGCGCCAATGCCCTCGTGGCTGCGGATGGCGGACTCGACGGGGTACGGGTCGATCATGCGGCCGCCAGGCAGGGTGATCCGGTCCCGGAGCCGGCCGCGGTACTCCAACAACCCGTCCTCGCGGAGCAGGCCCATGTCGCCGGTGGGTACCGCGTCGGCGCCGTCCGGCGGGACGAGGCGGATCTCCCCGTCGTGCACCTCGGCCCGGAAGCCCGGGAACGCGGTGCCGAGCAGGGATATCTCCTCCGGGTCGTCCAACGGACGTGGCAGCTGGGGAAGTTCGAACCAGGTGCCGATGCCGGCGCACTCCGCGGGGCCGTAGACGTTGAGCACCCGCGCGCCGGGGCGCAGCCGGACCTGCAGGGTCGCCTGCTCGTCGAGGTAGAGCCGGTCGCCCGAGACGGCGAGCAGTCGCAGGGACCTGCAGGCCGGGTCGGCACCGCGGTGGGCGGCCGGGGCGAGCGTTCCCCGTTCGGCCTCGTGGACCAGCAGTCGGGCGGCGCCGGCCGGGTCGGTGTGCAGCACGGTGACGCGGTCGGTCTCGACGGCCGTGCGGATGTCCCCGGGCTGCCAGGCGGAACGCGGGGAGAGCACGAGGGCGCCGCCCGAACACAGGGCCCGGGTCCAACCCGCGGCGAAGGCGGTGACGCCCGTACCGACCGTGAACAGGTGCCGGTCCTGCGGGGTCGGCCGGGCCACCTCGGCCCAGGCCTCGTGGGCGGCGAGGAGCAGCCCGTGGCCCACGGGGACCGCGCGCGGCTCGACCGCCCCGCTGGACAGGACCGCGGCGGTGCGACCGGGCGGCGGGGCGACCGCACCGGGAAGCCGGTCCTCGGGCGAATGCCCGGGCCGGTCCGCAGGTCCGTTCGCGGCCCCGTCCGCAGGCCCGTCCGCAGGCCCGTCCGCGGACTGTTCGGTGCGCGGCCCGCCGATCGCCGCGGGCTCCGCGTCGAGCCGGATCACCCGGGGGCCGCCACCGTTGTCGAGTGCGGCCTGCTGGGCGGCATCGGTGAGCAGGACGAGGGGCTCGGCCGCGGCGAGTTGCCGGCGGCCGGAGCGCGGGCTCTCCACGTCGATGACGGCGTAGGACCCGCCGGCCTTGAGGACGGCGAGGAGGGCGACGACCAGTTCGCTCTGCCGGGCGGTGCCCACGGCGACGAGTGCGCCGGGCGGCAGGCCGGAGTCGAGCAGACGGTGCGCCAGCCGGTCGGCCCGCGCGTCCAGTTCCCCGTAGGTGAGGCCGTCCGGGCCGGCGATGAGCGCGCGGGCTCCGGGAGTGTCCCGGGCCCACTGCTCGAAGCGGTGCAGGACGGTGTCGGTGGTTCGTTTGCCGAAGCGTACGGACTCGGATCCCTGCGTCATGGACCGATGATGCCACCGGCCACCGACATCGGACGGGGGTCGTCACAATCGTTCGTGCGCACGGGAGTTGGCGCCCCGTGCGGGCGATCCCGGACGGACCCTTGACCTGAAGTTTGGTTGAGGTCCTAGCGTTCGGGCCATGGACATGGAAGTCACCGCCTGGACGTCGCTGCACAGCGCGATCAACGCCCAGCAGGACCGTCGCCCGCTCTCCCGGGCCGGCCTGCGCCGCGTCGCCGCCTTCGCCCGCCCGCACCGCCGCGGGCTCACCCTCTTCCTGCTGCTGAGCGTGGTGACCGCCCTGCTCGCGGTGGCCACCCCGGTGCTCGCCAGCCGGGTCGTCACGGCCATCGTGGACGGCCGCGACAGCTCCGCTGTCACCCGCCTCGCCCTGCTCATCGCGCTGATCGCGGTCGCGGAGGCCGGACTCGGACTGCTGACCCGCAGACTCTCCGCAACCCTCGGCGAGGGGCTGATCCTGGATCTGCGGACGGCGGTCTTCGACCACGTGCAGCGGATGCCGGTCGCCTTCTTCACCCGGACCCGGACGGGGGCCCTGGTCAGCCGCCTCAACAACGATGTGATCGGTGCCCAGCGCGCCTTCAGCAACACCCTGTCGGGGGTCGTCGCCAACACCGTCACCCTGGTACTGACCCTCACCGTGATGCTCGGCATCTCCTGGCAGATCACCCTGCTGGCACTGGTGCTGCTGCCGGTGTTCGTGCTGCCGGCCCGCCGGATGGGGGCGCGGATGGCGGCGATGCAGCGCGAGGCGTCCGCGCTGAACGCCGCGATGGGCACCCAGATGACCGAACGGTTCTCCGCCCCCGGCGCGACGCTGGTCAAGCTCTTCGGGCGGCCCGCCGACGAGTCCGCGGAGTTCGCGGCCCGGGCGGCGCGGGTGCGCGACATCGGGATCCGCACGGCCATGGCCCAGTCGGCCTTCATCACGGCCCTCACCCTGGTCTCGGCGCTGGCCCTGGCGCTCGTCTACGGGCTCGGCGGGTTCTACGCCCTGCGCGGCTCCCTGGACGCCGGTTCCGTCGTCGCCCTCGCCCTCCTCCTGACCCGGCTCTACGCCCCGCTCACCGCACTCGCCGGCGCCCGCGTCGAGGTGATGAGCGCGATGGTGAGCTTCGAGCGGGTCTTCGAGATCCTCGACCTGAAGCCGCTCATCGCACAGGATCCGGACGCCCGCCGGGTGCCCCGGGGGCCGGTGGCGGTGGAGTTCGACCGGGTCTCCTTCGGCTATCCGGCCGCCGACAAGGTCTCGCTGGCCTCCCTGGAGGAGGTCGCCACCCTGGATGCCCGGGGCGGTACGCAGGTGCTGCACGAGGTGTCCTTCCGCGCCGAACCGGGCCAGATGATCGCCCTGGTCGGCTCGTCCGGCGCCGGCAAGTCGACCATCGCTCAGCTGCTGCCGCGGCTGTACGACGCCGACGCGGGCGCGGTCCGGCTCGGCGGGATCGACGTACGTCACCTCACGGCCGACTCGATCCGCGAGACGCTCGGCATGGTCACCCAGGACGGGCACCTCTTCCACGAATCGGTGCGCGCCAACCTGCTGCTGGCCCGCCCGGAGGCCTCCGAGGAGGAGGTCTGGGAGGCCCTGCGGCGCGCGCGGCTGGACGGCCTCGTCGCCTCGCTGCCGGACGGACTGGACACGGTGGTCGGGGAGCGCGGCTACCGGCTCTCGGGCGGGGAACGGCAGCGACTGACCATCGCGCGGCTGCTGCTGGCCCGGCAGCGGGTGGTGATCCTCGACGAGGCCACCGCGCACCTGGACTCCACCTCGGAGGCAGCGGTGCAGGAGGCCCTGGGCGAGGCCTTGGCGGGCCGGACGGCGGTGGTGATCGCGCACCGACTGTCGACCGTACAGGCGGCGGACCTGATCCTGGTGGTCGAGGACGGCCGGATCGTGGAACGGGGCACGCACACCGCACTGCTGGCGGCGGGCGGGCGGTACGAGGAGCTGTACCGCACCCAGTTCGCCGTGTCGGGCAGCGGGGCACCGGCGCCGGGCGCATGATCCTGTGATGGACATCAAATTGGAACTCGTCGCCGTCCCCGTCACCGACGTGGACCGGGCCAAGGACTTCTACGAGAAGCTCGGCTTCAACGCCGACCACGACGTCACCGTCAGCGGGGACATCCGCTTCGTCCAGCTGACCCCGCCGGGCTCGGCGTGCTCCATCGCGATCGGCAAGGGGTTGACCCGGATGACCCCGGGGTCGTTGGACAACATGCAGGTCGTCGTCACCGACATCGAGGAGGCGTACGAGGACCTGCGCGGCCGGGGCGTGGAGGTGACGGAGATCCAGGACCTGCCGTGGGGCTCCTTCGTCTACTTCTCCGACCCCGACGGCAACGGCTGGGCGGTCCAGCAGACCACGCCCCGCAAGACGCAGGGCACCCCCTGAGGGTCCTCGAGGGTCCTGGACGGGTGGTGATCGAGCCGCGGCTCGCACCGCCCGGAACGGGGTGGTCGCTCCTTCACCCCCGACGGCTACTTCCGCACCGGCGCCCTCGCACGGCGCCTCCCGGACGGCAGCCCGGTGGTGACCGCCGCCCCCGGGGACGACGAGTCCGCCCCGTGACGGACGGGGGAGTCGGTGGGAGGATGCACCCGTGCCGACACCGATGCGGATGCCGATGGACCGTGAACCGATGGACCTCGAAGCCTATGTCGAACGGACGCGCGGCGGACCGTGCTTCGTCTGCGCCTTCCTCGCCGGGCATCCCGACTACGCGCACGAGAGCGTCTTCGAGGACGAGCACCACGTGGCCTTCCTCGACCGCTGGCCCACGCTCCCCGGAAAGGTCCTCGTGGCTCCCAAGGCGCACATCGAGCACGCCGTGCGCGATCTGGACCCCACGTCCTACACCCGGCTGATGCTCGTCGTACGGGAGGTCGCGCTCGCCGTCGAGGACGTCTTCGACAGCGAGCGGACCTACCTGTACTCGTTGGGGAGCCGACAGGGCAACTCCCACCTGCACTGGCACGTCGCGGCGCTGCCGCCCGGGGTTCCGTACGAGCGCCAGCAGTTCCACTCCCTGATGACCGAGAACGGCGTGCTGTCGCCGTCGCCCGCGGAGCAGGCCGCCACGGCCGGGCTCCTGCGCGCGGCCGTCACCGCGCGCGGAGTCCTCGAACCGCCGCGGTGAGCTCAGGCCTCGGCGCCGGCAGGGTGGTGGTCGAGCTCCCACGCGTGGTGCTTGAACTCGTGGCGGAAGTCGGCGTGGTCCTCCCACTGGCGGGCGATGCCGCGCAGCACGTCCCAGTTGTGCTCCACGGACTGGTCGATGACGCGGCGCATGGCCGGCTCGGCGGATTCCCGCTTCTCGATCAGGCCCTTGATGGCGGAGGCCTCCAGGACGGAGTTGCGCAGGGCGCGCAGGGCGCGGGAGGTGTCGTCCATGGCGAAACCGTGTTCGCTGCCCGTTCCCTCGTCGAACAGCGGGGTGAGCCGCGCCTCGATGAATGCGGTGATCCGCTCGAAGTGCTGCACGTCCATCGGGACTCCTTCTCCTGCCGGACCACAGGGTGTACCCGGCGTTCCGCTCGCTGGTGCTGTTCAGGAACCATTATCCAGTAGTCGGCCGGTCCGACCGGACCCGACCGGACCCGACCGGCCCTGGCCGGCCCGGTATCAACTCCCCTCCCACCAGGGCCTCTTCCGCGTGATCTATGTTGATGATCTGGTGTGCGCGATCGATACGGGGAACCGGTGGACGAGAATTCGTGGCTGACGGAACGGTTCGAAGAGCACCGCTCTCATCTGAGAGCGGTGTCCTACCGCATGCTCGGCTCGCTCGCCGAGGCCGATGACGCCGTCCAGGAGGCCTGGCTGCGCCTCAACCGCTCCGATGTCAGCGATGTCGAGAACCTCGGCGGCTGGCTGACGACGGTCGTGTCGCGGGTCTGCCTGAACCTGCTGCGCTCGCGCGAGTCCCGGCGCGAGGACTCCATGGAGGCGCGTCCCTCCGACCCTGCCGTCAGCCGCGCCGACACCCTCGGCACCGTCGACCCCGTCGACCCCGAGCAGGAAGCCCTGCTGGCCGACTCGGTCGGACTGGCGCTGCTGGTCGTGCTCGACCAGTTGGCACCGGCCGAACGGCTCGCGTTCGTGCTGCACGACCTGTTCGCCGTGCCCTTCGACGAGATCGCCCCGATGATCGAGAAGTCTCCGACGGCGACCCGCCAGCGCCGCGTCGTGGAGGCCTTCCTCGCCGCCACCCGCTGCGGAAACTTCGACGCGCTCGTCACCCTGCTCCACCCCGACGTGGTGCTCCGGGCCGACCGGGCCGTCGGCCCCACCCCCGCCCCGATCCTCGTCCGCGGCGCCGTCACCGTCGCCACGGGCGCGATGGCCGCCATGCAGCGGGCACGGTCCACGGCCCCGGTCCTGATCGACGGAGTGGTCGGCCTCGCGATGGCCCCGCTGGGACGCCTGTTCCTGGTGCTCGGTTTCACGATCGAGGACGGCCTGATCACCGAGATCGACGTCGTGGCGGAACCGGAGCGTCTCGGCGCGCTCGAACTCGCCGCGCTCGACGTTTGAGGGCGGGCGGTCCGGCGCCCGGAAGCGACCGAAGCGATTCCGTGCCGCAGCCGCCCTTCTGGGCCGCGGCACGGCGCTCACGTACGGGCGCCGTCGTCCTCGGCTCGGCGTGCTGCTCGGTAGCGGCCGGGGCCCCTCGTTCAGGGCGCGAGCACGTCCAGTTCCTCGAGGGCGCCCATCGCAATCCGGCGGGTCAGCGCCTCCGCGCGCGCCGCGTCGCCCTCGCGGACCGCCTCGGCGACCTGGACGTGCAGGGTGACGGCGGCGGGGTCGGGATCGTGGAACATCACCGCGTGCTCGGTGCGGCCGGTCAGGACCTCGGCGACGACGTCCCCGAGGCGGGCGAACATCTCGTTGCCGGAGGCGTTCAGCACGACGCGGTGGAAGGCGATGTCGTGCCGCAGGTAGCCCTCGAGCTGGTGACCGCGCGAGGTGCGGACCATGCCGAGGGCCGCCTCGGTGAGTTCGGCGCACTGCTGCGGTGTGGCCAGTGCCGCGGCCAACCCGGCCGCGACCGGCTCGATCGCGGAGCGCAGCACGGTGAGGGACCGCAGCTGCCGGGGCCGGTCGGTGCCGGCCAGGCGCCAGCGGATCACGCGCGGGTCGTAGACGTTCCATTCGTCGGTGGGGCGCACGGTGACGCCGACCCGGCGGCGGGACTCGACCAGGTGCATCGACTCCAGGACGCGGACCACCTCCCGCACGACGGTGCGGGAGGCGTCGAAGCGTTCGGCGATCTCGTCGGTGCGCAGGACGCTGCCCGGAAGGTGCTCCCCCGCCGTGATCGCGAGGCCGAGGGTGTCCAGCACGTGGGTGTGGAGCCCGTGCCCCTGGCCGGGACTGCCTTCGGTGGTCATGGCGTAAGCGTACGGTGACGCTTCCACCAACAAAAGATGTGATGTTTTCAACCAGAGGCTTGAATACGTAGTACTTAATGCGCTTCAGTGGTGCCACACGAACCGATGTCAACGAGGACAGCGAGGTAGGCGTGAGCACCCAGCGCGTCATTGTGGTGATGGGCGTCGCCGGCACGGGCAAGACGACCGTGGGGCAACTGCTCGCCGAGGCCCTCGGCATTCCGTACGCGGAGGGCGACGCCTTCCACCCGGCGGCCAACGTCGCCAAGATGTCGGCCGGGATCCCGCTGGACGACGCGGACCGGTGGCCGTGGCTCGACGCCATCGGCGAGTGGATCCGCAACCGCGCCGGCCTGCGCGGCGGCGTGATCGCGGCCTCCAGCCTCAAGCGCGCCTACCGTGACCGGCTGCGCGCCGCGGCCCCCGGGGCCGTCTTCGTCCACCTCTCCGGTGAGCGCCCGCTGATCGAGAAGCGCATGGCGGAGCGCAAGGGCCATTTCATGCCCACCACGCTGCTGGACTCGCAGTTCGCCGCGCTGGAGCCGCTCCAGGACGACGAACTCGGCGTCGTCGTCGAGGTGTCCGGGTCCCCTGAAGACATCACCGAGCGGGCTCTGGCCGCTCTGCGCAGCCTGCCCGCACAAGAGAACTGAGGAATCCCCACCGTGACCGGTCTCCACGTCGAGACTCTGGCAGCGGCCGCCACCGGACCGATCACCTCGGCCGGGAACACCCAGCTGGGGATAGCCGTCCTGGCGGGCATAGCCGTCATCGTCCTGCTCATCACGCGCTTCAAACTGCACGCCTTCCTGGCCCTGACGGTCGGTTCGCTGGCCCTCGGAGTCTTCGCCGGCGCACCGCCCGCCAAGACGATCGCCAGCTTCACCGCCGGGCTCGGCGCCACGGTCGCGGGCGTCGGCGTACTGATCGCGCTCGGCGCGATCCTCGGCAAGCTGCTCGCCGACTCGGGCGGCGCGGACGAGATCGTGGACACGATCCTCGCCCGGGCCAAGGGCCGGGCCATGCCGTGGGCGATGGTGCTGATCGCTTCGGTGATCGGGTTGCCGCTCTTCTTCGAGGTCGGCATCGTCCTGCTGATCCCGGTGGTGCTGCTGGTCGCCAAGCGGGGGAACTACTCGCTGATGCGGATCGGCATCCCGGCGCTGGCCGGCCTGTCGGTGATGCACGGACTGGTCCCGCCGCACCCCGGCCCCCTCGTCGCCATCGACGCGCTCCACGCGAACCTCGGGGTCACCCTCGGGCTCGGGGTGCTCGTGGCCATCCCGACCGTGATCATCGCCGGGCCGCTGTTCTCCCGTTACGCGGCCCGGTGGGTGGACATCCCGGCGCCGGAGCACATGGTCGCGGCGCGCCCCTCGGCCGAGTTGGAGCACCGCCCCCGGTTCGGCGCCACGGTGTTCACCGTGCTGCTCCCGGTGGCGCTGATGCTCGTCAAGGCCCTCGTCGACATCGTGGTCGACGACCCCGCCAGCCCGGTGCAACGCGTGACCGATGTCGCGGGCTCCCCGATGATCGCGCTGCTCGCGGCCGTCCTGGTGGGCATGTTCACGCTCGGCCGGGCGGCCGGCTTCACCCGGGCGCGGATCTCGGCCACGGTGGAGAAGTCCCTGGCCCCGATCGCGGGCATCCTGCTGATCGTGGGCGCCGGCGGCGGCTTCAAGCAGACGCTGATCGACGTGGGCGTGGGTCAGATGATCCTGGACGTGTCCAAGGACTGGGCCGTACCGACCCTGTTGCTGGCCTGGCTGATCGCCGTGGCCATCCGCCTGGCCACCGGCTCGGCGACGGTGGCCACCATTTCGGCGGCCGGGCTGGTGGCCCCGCTCGCGGCGGACATGTCCACGACCGGTACCGCACTGCTGGTCCTGGCCATCGGGGCCGGCTCGCTGTTCTTCAGCCATGTCAACGACGCCGGCTTCTGGCTGGTCAAGGAGTACTTCGGGATGACCGTCGGTCAGACCCTGAAGACCTGGTCGGTGATGGAGACCATCATCTCGGTGGTCGGCCTGGGCCTCGTACTGCTGCTGTCACTGGTCCTGTAGCTGGGCGCCGGCCAGCGCGAGCCCGCCCGCCGCCGTGGCGCAGCGCGCCGCGAGCCTGGTGACCTCGGCCCGCAGGGCCTCGGTCTCCCGGCCGTGCCAGCCCGGCGCCATCGCCGCGACCCGCAGTCGGACCGCGTGCGTGCGCAGCGCGGCGGCGTGACCGCCCAGGCCGCCGTCCGGCGGCAGCGGCGCCGGACGGGGCGGCCGGTTCGTAACCCGGCGGCGGGCCGGGCCGCGGGGGGACACGGCCCCCGTCATGGCCGGCCCTTCGGGCAGACCCGTTCCCCGGTCGCAGAAGGCCCAGAAGGCGGCGCCGAGCCCGAGGGCCGGTTCGGCGGTCTCGGCCCGGCCGGTGGCGACCTGCCAGCCGGCGTGGTCGTTGAAGGGGTTCGCGTCGGTCAGTGCGTGCCAGGCGAGGATGTCGGCGAAGGACGGGGCGAGCAGCGCGAAGGCGTGTTCGGCGCCGCGCTCGCGCAGGATGACGCGGAACAGCCGGACTGCCTCGCCCTGGCGGCCCGCTCGGACGGCACCCAGGACCGCGGCCGCGCCGGGATCGTCGAACAGTTCGGGGTGGCCCGCGCTCGCGGCCCGGATCCGGGCCTTCAACCCGCAGACGGCGATGCTGATCGCGAGGCTCTCCCGGCCCGCCAGGAT
Protein-coding sequences here:
- a CDS encoding GNAT family N-acetyltransferase is translated as MVKVRAARPAEAADLTGLVMRSKAHWGYDADFLAACAPELRIRPDDVTARRVVVAENGRGEVLGIASLEGAPPRAALGLLFVEPSAIGQGVGRLLYRDALRRAVDLGVRRLTIDSDPHAAGFYRAMGAVATAAPDGGPGGPALVRFEAAPVPLADWARTWTGGGRAVHLGNVGEFNAQFADATVDPEQRPAHHYACLAAFYSPYPAALVLPRPVPRGWTELVCRQLGWTGVEVYDGLLDADPGLADAVRDRPALAALLTGAGLPLVPWGRTRPFGRLAGRPWRPGELRYESKSAAHALFGRILADGGHPGIVLPRQWRADGRWTAARMLAARTRAGESTVLKSEHGVGGSGTTVVTPERVRAAGGARAVLRRLPRGPLLVEEYVGGPAAGADGGPRDLTYDGFVDDAGRAHEVGGAVMDVADGCYRGATVGPGVVPEWAESSLTAFGAAVGRELAESGYRGWFDVDFVADGAGRLAPTETNLRLTGPSIAFMVAARLDALRGSGHLVRIVDRVELGARLPEALLDEWCADLARGCAELGAVFVPAIPTAAFEPAPWLGVLVAAHSREVLDAAEALVRAEALAVGAMFGPP
- a CDS encoding AMP-binding protein, translated to MTQGSESVRFGKRTTDTVLHRFEQWARDTPGARALIAGPDGLTYGELDARADRLAHRLLDSGLPPGALVAVGTARQSELVVALLAVLKAGGSYAVIDVESPRSGRRQLAAAEPLVLLTDAAQQAALDNGGGPRVIRLDAEPAAIGGPRTEQSADGPADGPADGAANGPADRPGHSPEDRLPGAVAPPPGRTAAVLSSGAVEPRAVPVGHGLLLAAHEAWAEVARPTPQDRHLFTVGTGVTAFAAGWTRALCSGGALVLSPRSAWQPGDIRTAVETDRVTVLHTDPAGAARLLVHEAERGTLAPAAHRGADPACRSLRLLAVSGDRLYLDEQATLQVRLRPGARVLNVYGPAECAGIGTWFELPQLPRPLDDPEEISLLGTAFPGFRAEVHDGEIRLVPPDGADAVPTGDMGLLREDGLLEYRGRLRDRITLPGGRMIDPYPVESAIRSHEGIGAAILKGVDGPRGPRRLVAYVAPPPGGPTVPARAPFPDIEELRDHLAGKVLREECPRTVIRLRALPRTTAGQEDRDALPLPILPAAAQKPGGKSGKYGAAAPQGEASAGCAAGCGGAALGLVALILTNLLWPGSTDLTGVPQPWAFLFFVLYLFECVAFGVGVVFLFGGRARMLRQRRGPSLTAAAHLAVSYLLLSWWPQDNFYRLAAKQDWPRQAALVYAFNIPLMIAGVIVAAYVVSKPADPFDFHDPADDRPDR
- a CDS encoding ABC transporter ATP-binding protein — its product is MDMEVTAWTSLHSAINAQQDRRPLSRAGLRRVAAFARPHRRGLTLFLLLSVVTALLAVATPVLASRVVTAIVDGRDSSAVTRLALLIALIAVAEAGLGLLTRRLSATLGEGLILDLRTAVFDHVQRMPVAFFTRTRTGALVSRLNNDVIGAQRAFSNTLSGVVANTVTLVLTLTVMLGISWQITLLALVLLPVFVLPARRMGARMAAMQREASALNAAMGTQMTERFSAPGATLVKLFGRPADESAEFAARAARVRDIGIRTAMAQSAFITALTLVSALALALVYGLGGFYALRGSLDAGSVVALALLLTRLYAPLTALAGARVEVMSAMVSFERVFEILDLKPLIAQDPDARRVPRGPVAVEFDRVSFGYPAADKVSLASLEEVATLDARGGTQVLHEVSFRAEPGQMIALVGSSGAGKSTIAQLLPRLYDADAGAVRLGGIDVRHLTADSIRETLGMVTQDGHLFHESVRANLLLARPEASEEEVWEALRRARLDGLVASLPDGLDTVVGERGYRLSGGERQRLTIARLLLARQRVVILDEATAHLDSTSEAAVQEALGEALAGRTAVVIAHRLSTVQAADLILVVEDGRIVERGTHTALLAAGGRYEELYRTQFAVSGSGAPAPGA
- a CDS encoding VOC family protein, which produces MDIKLELVAVPVTDVDRAKDFYEKLGFNADHDVTVSGDIRFVQLTPPGSACSIAIGKGLTRMTPGSLDNMQVVVTDIEEAYEDLRGRGVEVTEIQDLPWGSFVYFSDPDGNGWAVQQTTPRKTQGTP
- a CDS encoding HIT family protein, which produces MPTPMRMPMDREPMDLEAYVERTRGGPCFVCAFLAGHPDYAHESVFEDEHHVAFLDRWPTLPGKVLVAPKAHIEHAVRDLDPTSYTRLMLVVREVALAVEDVFDSERTYLYSLGSRQGNSHLHWHVAALPPGVPYERQQFHSLMTENGVLSPSPAEQAATAGLLRAAVTARGVLEPPR
- a CDS encoding sigma-70 family RNA polymerase sigma factor; amino-acid sequence: MDENSWLTERFEEHRSHLRAVSYRMLGSLAEADDAVQEAWLRLNRSDVSDVENLGGWLTTVVSRVCLNLLRSRESRREDSMEARPSDPAVSRADTLGTVDPVDPEQEALLADSVGLALLVVLDQLAPAERLAFVLHDLFAVPFDEIAPMIEKSPTATRQRRVVEAFLAATRCGNFDALVTLLHPDVVLRADRAVGPTPAPILVRGAVTVATGAMAAMQRARSTAPVLIDGVVGLAMAPLGRLFLVLGFTIEDGLITEIDVVAEPERLGALELAALDV
- a CDS encoding FadR/GntR family transcriptional regulator — protein: MTTEGSPGQGHGLHTHVLDTLGLAITAGEHLPGSVLRTDEIAERFDASRTVVREVVRVLESMHLVESRRRVGVTVRPTDEWNVYDPRVIRWRLAGTDRPRQLRSLTVLRSAIEPVAAGLAAALATPQQCAELTEAALGMVRTSRGHQLEGYLRHDIAFHRVVLNASGNEMFARLGDVVAEVLTGRTEHAVMFHDPDPAAVTLHVQVAEAVREGDAARAEALTRRIAMGALEELDVLAP
- a CDS encoding gluconokinase, giving the protein MSTQRVIVVMGVAGTGKTTVGQLLAEALGIPYAEGDAFHPAANVAKMSAGIPLDDADRWPWLDAIGEWIRNRAGLRGGVIAASSLKRAYRDRLRAAAPGAVFVHLSGERPLIEKRMAERKGHFMPTTLLDSQFAALEPLQDDELGVVVEVSGSPEDITERALAALRSLPAQEN
- a CDS encoding GntT/GntP/DsdX family permease, translated to MTGLHVETLAAAATGPITSAGNTQLGIAVLAGIAVIVLLITRFKLHAFLALTVGSLALGVFAGAPPAKTIASFTAGLGATVAGVGVLIALGAILGKLLADSGGADEIVDTILARAKGRAMPWAMVLIASVIGLPLFFEVGIVLLIPVVLLVAKRGNYSLMRIGIPALAGLSVMHGLVPPHPGPLVAIDALHANLGVTLGLGVLVAIPTVIIAGPLFSRYAARWVDIPAPEHMVAARPSAELEHRPRFGATVFTVLLPVALMLVKALVDIVVDDPASPVQRVTDVAGSPMIALLAAVLVGMFTLGRAAGFTRARISATVEKSLAPIAGILLIVGAGGGFKQTLIDVGVGQMILDVSKDWAVPTLLLAWLIAVAIRLATGSATVATISAAGLVAPLAADMSTTGTALLVLAIGAGSLFFSHVNDAGFWLVKEYFGMTVGQTLKTWSVMETIISVVGLGLVLLLSLVL